In Dermacentor andersoni chromosome 4, qqDerAnde1_hic_scaffold, whole genome shotgun sequence, the following proteins share a genomic window:
- the LOC140217058 gene encoding uncharacterized protein produces MCSDGAVFAAMNSRGNRNATPAEREDYEVILPTLPTGRTVLNTIFLHADIRARPFRVEDFRDTLDRLALLPEVLALGAYQMSHVWAVTFKNAEGVKKALTIGEMKVKGRRCVVVDPANQARRLKLHWLLFNVPDEDVRAALAMFGTVTDVVKEKWRVNGIHEKSTTTRTVSIKLHPGVKVDDLPHQLRVGGELALLIAPGRAPVCLRSHTAGHVRRDCRVPRCARCRRFGHDESSCVKTYASVTEPVGKTDAAELVMDEADAEEAAGTSSQVTQKEMRPADTPSYPQENEQQGKAL; encoded by the coding sequence ATGTGCTCCGATGGGGCGGTGTTTGCGGCAATGAATAGCCGCGGTAACAGGAATGCGACGCCTGCTGAACGTGAAGATTATGAGGTCATCTTGCCTACATTGCCTACAGGTCGTACAGTTTTGAATACCATATTTTTACATGCCGATATTCGGGCCAGGCCTTTTCGAGTTGAAGACTTCAGGGATACGTTGGACCGTCTGGCATTGCTCCCTGAGGTGCTAGCCTTGGGGGCGTACCAGATGAGTCACGTATGGGCCGTCACCTTCAAGAATGCGGAAGGCGTGAAGAAGGCTCTGACCATCGGTGAAATGAAGGTGAAGGGTCGCCGCTGTGTTGTAGTTGACCCGGCGAACCAAGCCCGGCGCCTGAAGTTGCACTGGCTGCTTTTCAATGTTCCCGATGAAGATGTACGTGCTGCACTAGCCATGTTCGGGACGGTAACAGATGTCGTGAAAGAAAAGTGGCGTGTGAATGGCATCCACGAGAAAAGTACGACGACGCGGACGGTGAGCATTAAGCTCCATCCAGGCGTCAAGGTTGACGACCTCCCACACCAGCTTCGTGTTGGTGGGGAACTGGCGCTGCTAATTGCGCCAGGAAGAGCACCAGTGTGTTTGCGCTCTCACACCGCGGGACATGTACGACGCGACTGCCGTGTCCCTCGATGTGCTCGGTGCCGTCGTTTTGGGCATGACGAGAGTTCGTGTGTGAAGACGTACGCAAGTGTAACAGAACCAGTTGGAAAAACTGACGCAGCAGAGCTCGTCATGGACGAAGCCGACGCGGAAGAAGCTGCAGGAACGTCGAGTCAAGTGACTCAAAAGGAGATGCGACCAGCAGACACGCCCTCGTATCCGCAAGAAAATGAACAGCAAGGAAAAGCCTTGTAG